In Gemmatimonadales bacterium, a single window of DNA contains:
- a CDS encoding ORF6N domain-containing protein, protein MPDSELAQVERIDSAIHLVRGHRVMLDADLAALYGVTTKRLNERVKRNLDRFPEDFAFRLTADEVVALRSQSATSNVGRGGRRYAPIAFTEHGAVMLASVLSSPTAVETSVQIVRAFVRLRHLLESSAELARKLDALEKRYDSQFGVVFRAIRELMAPPVKPSKRIGFKTNRP, encoded by the coding sequence GTGCCTGACTCGGAGCTCGCTCAGGTCGAGCGGATCGACTCGGCCATCCACCTCGTTCGCGGGCACCGCGTGATGCTGGATGCCGACCTAGCCGCGCTGTACGGCGTGACGACCAAGCGCCTGAACGAGCGGGTCAAGCGCAATCTGGACCGTTTTCCCGAGGATTTCGCCTTCCGACTCACAGCGGACGAGGTCGTCGCTTTGAGGTCGCAATCTGCGACCTCAAACGTCGGTCGCGGCGGCCGTCGCTACGCCCCGATCGCCTTTACCGAGCATGGCGCCGTCATGCTCGCCAGCGTCCTGAGCAGCCCAACGGCGGTCGAAACAAGCGTCCAGATCGTGCGGGCGTTCGTGCGGCTTCGTCACCTGCTCGAATCGAGCGCAGAGCTCGCCCGCAAACTCGACGCGCTCGAGAAGCGGTATGACTCACAGTTCGGGGTCGTCTTCCGGGCGATCCGGGAGCTCATGGCGCCGCCCGTCAAGCCGTCGAAGCGGATCGGCTTCAAGACGAACCGGCCGTGA